The genomic stretch CACTGCCCGTAAGAAGAAGTCCCAGTGTTCACACGTTTTCAGCGCACTGGCCCAGCGGATCTTGCGACAAGCCTCGGTTTTTGCCAGGAACCCATTGATGACAATATCGCACCAGTAGATGTCACCTTCGTTTCCTCGATGCGCGACGTCGGCATACATGATGCGGTCGCTGCTCTTGACGAAACAGCGTGCCACCGACCCGCCGCCGAACGCCAGCAGATCACAACGGTCCTCGATCCCCAGCAGCTTTTCCAGCATTAAGGGAACGTTCGAGGATTTGGTGAGAACATGGTCATCATCAAGCAGCACGAAGTACGGGGTTTCGACAGAATCAAGAAGCCGGTTGCGGCCAGCGGAGATTCCGATGTCGAATCGCGTCTGGATGAGCCGGTCCAGTGACCGCACGGTATCCGGGTATCTTGCGGAGAACCTCAATCGTGGCTTGCCATCATCCAGCAGATGGATCTTTGCACCTGGTGCATACTTGCGTATGGACTCGATCAATCGAAGGCACGCCCAAGGACGATGAATCGTTTTGATCGTGAAGGTGATTTGATCAAGCTTCACAGCTGAGTGGCCTCCTTGGTGCGAGAAAGATGCTCGATACGCACATGGTGCTGTTTCCCAAGTCCTGCTCCTCGGTAGTTCCATTCGCACGGCAGCCAGTAAGTTGGCACTTTGGACTGAAGCAACGCTCGTGTCAGGTAGGTTTCGTCGGCGCCGTAGCCTGGGTAAAGTGCTTGCCAGAGCTGCATGGCCTGTTGCACCACGGGCGAGTGGCGCAGGAACAAGACACCGGAATTACAACTGGGTGTGCATGGCAACACATCGACATGCTGGAACCTGCGAGAAAGTCCGTGAATGGCAGCAGCGTGGTATCCGTAGTTGTCGGTGAGCAGCCGTAGCGGCGACGCCGCGTCACTGCGTTTGATGACGGTGTCGGTATCAAGAAACATCGTCCGAGTGTATGGCAACCGCGGGATGAAGGCCGGTTTCACCGCGTAGCCAGAATTGCCTGGCCAGGTCACAAATACAATCTCGTCCGCATCCTCGACGTCGGCCAGGTTGGTGACCACCGTGATGGGTAAGTCGAGAAGCTTGTGCGCCGACTGGATCGAACGAGCAAGTGGCTCACGCATCGATTCGCCGATCGCAACGTAAAGAATTCCTTGGTCTCGACATAGGCGGGGAGCCGAAGAATCCGTCATCCATGTTTCCTAAGTTCCGGGTTGACGTGATCGACCGCTGCGTCAAACTCCTCATCCGACGGATTGATCCCTAAGAAGTCAACCAACTCCTGGACCTCCGTTCGGGGATCGTCGCACAGTACTTGGAAGTCAACGCGATGGACGGGAGTGTTGGGATGCGACTGGATGAACTGCTCGCGGTGTTCGAGAAGGCTACGCTGAAGACGGTCGCAGGTTTCATCGTCGGCCGCGAACCATTGGCCGCGGTGCTTTTTGCTGCGAGCTTGCAAGCTACGAATCGAGGCCTCGATTGGCCGGTCGATGGTGACGATTCGCAGCGACTCGCCAATTGCCTGGTACAGATGATCGGCGAATCGGCACAGGTGGGGATACTTGCCGCCGGCCACGGTGTTATCTCGTTTGGCTTCCGCTTTCTTGTTGATGACAAAACTCTTTAGACGGCGAACCAATTCCTCATCGGCAATCGTCGGATCCGTCGCGGGAAAACGCATCGCCTTCTCACACAGATTGGCGAGACCGACTGCTTCGCCGCCTCCGGTCGCTTCGTAGCCGCCGAGCTGGTTGCCCATGTGGACGCCAAGATGATGCATCACCATCGCAACGCATGACGTGCCACTGCGATGTGGACCGAGGACGGCGAAGAACGGCGTATCGCTGTGATCGGCGTTCCGAGCGTCATTGAAGAACCGCGTTTGATCCCACTTGCGTCCACAGATATTCGACTTGGTGGGAAGCTGTCCGACGAGCCAGCGATCGGGGGCGTAAACCGCGACCGATTCCTTTTCGATACTTTTGCCCTGCATCAGCTCATAGCGTCGCTGGATCAATCGTCCCAAGTGATGATCGATATGATGCTTGGTTTTCCAGTCCGAGGCGTGGAGATGGCGATAGATCGTCTTCATCGCTTCGCGTCCACGGACCATGAAGGCATGGGTCCGGTTGACGTTGTACGGCCGGAAGACCTGATCATTGATTTTCACAGGCGGGTGTTTGCCGGCGAACAAGTGCTGGCCGCCCAGGTAGGCCAGTCCCCAGTCGGTGGGCAAGCTCGCAACATATTGATGGAACAACTTGGGGAATCCGTCGATGAACCCCGCGTCATCTTCAAAGACAACGTAGGAATCGCCCCCCTCAATGAGGCACTTTTCCAGGATCAAGGCATGGGATCGGTAACAGCCCCATGCTCCATTGCCCGCACGCCACTGGGGTGGTGTAGGGACGCGGCGGCCGTCGATCGCTGCGAAGCGTTCGGGCTTTGGGAATGGCCAAGGCTGGGGCAGTTGCCTCATCCATTCTCGCAAACGATCCTCCCGGCGATCGAGGTTAATGAGAAAACATCGATCGACGATTGCAGGCGGTAACAGTTGACTTGTGGCTGTACTGGATTCGACTTCCGTGATCACGTTTGTTTGCTCCTCATTTCCAACTTGCCTCGGATCGTCGTGATCTCGGATCCTTGCTCGTCTTTCAATTGCACTGACCAGTCGTACTGGCCTGACCGCATTCCATCGGTTTCGACACGCGGTAGATCGAATGCCAGCATCCACTGGTCTGCTTCTTCGCTCACGGTTCCTTCCACCAAGAAGGAATCCCCCAAGGATTGGTGTCTTGCACCGAATTGACAGGAAGCATCGCCGACGGCAACATTCGGTGGTGGGGTGACACTCCAGCGAAAATGGCGAGCATGGCGTGAGAGATAGTCGTCGCCGATGATGACAGGACTCGAGATTTCACCGTCACCGACTACTGGCTGCGAGGTAACGACTCGGCCAACCAGTTTGGCGTCGATGCTGCCAATGGCCTCAAGGACGGACGAGTCATCATAGATGGGCGTTAGCCAGGTGATGTCGCCATGGGCGATGACATCGTTACGAGCGGCGGTTACATCCAAAACGCTCGCTGATTCTTCACTCACCAATGACACCGCCACGGCGACATCCGTATCTGCGACGTTGGGGCTCTTGATCTGGACCGTTACTTCTTCGCCTGCCAGGACGACGAAAGACTGGGTTTGCAGGAGGGCTCGCGGTTCGCTACCGAGTTCTTGCACATCCGGGCCACCCAACCAGGCATTCCCGTCAATGAAGATTGTGACTTCAAAGTCGCCGCCGCTGCCGTCGAGGTCTTTGACCCCGTTTCCAAGTCGGATTGAGACGGAGCAGACTCGGGGTTCTGTGGCAGTATAGGTCAATACCGTTGCGCCCGTCACGAGGTCAACGTCCGCTGTTTCAGTGTCAAGGACTTCAAATGACATCGGTAACTCCTTGAGTATCAGTCTTGGCTTTTGCCGATCGCCCCGTCAACGTTTTTAGTCTGACAGTCCGCTCGCCCTTCTTCGTGCGTCGCTTCCAAAGGAGTGTCTCGACTCCCAGTTCACGAAGGGCTTTGCAGATTGCCTGACGGTAGAGAACTGGCGGTTTGATTGTTTCCGGCAGGATTTTGAGTTCGACTGTCTGCTTATTGATCCAGTGGATCGAGCAGCCAAACTCGTACGGGTCATTCTGCTCAAAGCTCTTTCCAGGAGCGTAAACGCGAAGCCCGCCAGCAAAGAGTTCGATGTCCGCGGTGTAACTGGCAGTGCGGGCATCACCGCTATTGAGAGTTAACATCAACTGACTCCTTTCCATGTTGAGATTTGGCTGCACTTCTGCTATTTCGCCATGGTTTAGCTCCAGGTGTGTCGTTTGGCTCTAGCCAGGTCACGCCCTGTTAGAGGCAGTTTTGTGGTAAACAGACGATCGTCGCCATTGAAGGAGCGGGCGAACTTCGTATTGATTGGCACGATTGCGGAGACGTCCGTGCCAACCAAGCTTGGAACGTCGCAACCAAGCCCATGGAGTTCGGGTGCATCGAATGGGTTGCGGTCCACTAAGGTGTGAGGGCCGAGTTTGCCGGGAGAGAGCGTCTTTGGCATTCCGTCGGCGGCGTTAGGGCTACTTGCCAGACCGGGAACACACTGGCCCAAATCACCGATTCGGCCACCATGCTCGACACAGTGGTCTTTGCCCACCAATTGGCTGCCCCACGTAACCGCCAAATCGCCACCAACAATCTGTCCATGATGTGCGCCAGCAACGTCGTAAATCGTTCGTCCAGCACCTTCCTGTAGCGGATAGCTCGCAACAAGATTCTCGCCATTGTGAATGCGAAGGTTGCACAACTGGCCATTGAAAAAGTCCGACGGATTGGTGCCGTCGTATTCCATACCAAGTTGAACGCTGTCACTTGCAAGTGGATCGATCGGAACAAGTGTGCCGGTTGCAACGAACCCATCGACGACCAGCGTACTGGTTCCCGATTTGTTGGCGACCAGATCAAACGTGTGCCAATTCCCATCGTTGAAGTTGCCAACGACGGTCAGTCCGTAGATGAATTTGGAATTCACACTGATAGAACCGATCCCGCCAGTGCCCGCACCCACGGTTGCATTCAGGTAGACAA from Novipirellula artificiosorum encodes the following:
- a CDS encoding glycosyltransferase family 2 protein; its protein translation is MKLDQITFTIKTIHRPWACLRLIESIRKYAPGAKIHLLDDGKPRLRFSARYPDTVRSLDRLIQTRFDIGISAGRNRLLDSVETPYFVLLDDDHVLTKSSNVPLMLEKLLGIEDRCDLLAFGGGSVARCFVKSSDRIMYADVAHRGNEGDIYWCDIVINGFLAKTEACRKIRWASALKTCEHWDFFLRAVYSGMQVALAKEHGIDHLHVSNKNYDPMRRRSHFRQIALTRHKLRGFKWESPPDGVVVHDVKTRMLDERKDAT
- a CDS encoding sulfotransferase, with protein sequence MITEVESSTATSQLLPPAIVDRCFLINLDRREDRLREWMRQLPQPWPFPKPERFAAIDGRRVPTPPQWRAGNGAWGCYRSHALILEKCLIEGGDSYVVFEDDAGFIDGFPKLFHQYVASLPTDWGLAYLGGQHLFAGKHPPVKINDQVFRPYNVNRTHAFMVRGREAMKTIYRHLHASDWKTKHHIDHHLGRLIQRRYELMQGKSIEKESVAVYAPDRWLVGQLPTKSNICGRKWDQTRFFNDARNADHSDTPFFAVLGPHRSGTSCVAMVMHHLGVHMGNQLGGYEATGGGEAVGLANLCEKAMRFPATDPTIADEELVRRLKSFVINKKAEAKRDNTVAGGKYPHLCRFADHLYQAIGESLRIVTIDRPIEASIRSLQARSKKHRGQWFAADDETCDRLQRSLLEHREQFIQSHPNTPVHRVDFQVLCDDPRTEVQELVDFLGINPSDEEFDAAVDHVNPELRKHG